The nucleotide window gagagaaattataaattttattgtaatcGTTGATAAATGCTCGACTTCTTGGGTGTAGATAACGGAGTGATTGTTGCTGGAAAATGGCGTAAAATCGTTAAAAGTTGGAGAGAGAAAtgtattattcaattttcacaaaGTAATTCACAAATGACAAATGAAATGATTAtgattaacaaaaattattgtaccACGGCCCGAGCGTTGTGTTACGACGAGCTAGCTGGTTTGTAAATAAAACAACAAACTATTTGATTCTTTGAAGTAACATGTTTTTATAATCCTTCCTCAATTAAATATTACCGAGggctttataaaaaaattacaacaacAGCCAACTTGTATTTACTCAGCCTGTTTTTATTAAATAGACTACAAAATATCACTGCAACTTTTGCCAATTAATATCTATTTCCATGTCTCTAGAAATACCCCTACTATGTACACTTAAAGCTAATCGATACTGACCGAGTCAATTTGACGGTGGCACATCGTCATGTTGTCTCAAATATTCCaatgattttgttttcaactCGAGCAAGCGCCAGCGCAGTAAAAATCCATTATTGAGTGATTAAGGGGAGGCTGTTACGAGTTTTTTTGTTCTCTTACTATTGAGGGGGGAGATTTATCTGCATCGGACATTGATTATATCtgtcgaaaaattaataactaatGCAAAAACAAAAACTCTTAATTTATCCCTCAGACGCTCAAAAGATTCAGTTTTTTTAACCGAAGTTTTTCTCATAcaaaattatcattgaattaaaatatctTTAGCTTCCCAGAGGCAACAAAAATccccaattaatttttgtgttAATTGTTCACCAGGAAGATGTCACTGGCTTAAAACTCGTAGAAGTAACCCCTTAAAAAATTAACGTACAGTTCAACTTACATATTATTAACTATCTCACCTATAACTCCCACACAATCTAACTTTGACATTAAATTGTTTCACGATACACAAGGGAGTTGTTCGTAATTGATGCACATACCAATCATGTCTTCCATTGACGTGAAATTCTCATTTCCTGTGCCAAACGCCACCCTTATATGGAATGGAGTGGCCGATGTTTCCACACGGCAATTACCCTCAGTGTCCATCTCCCCGGGTCCACAAAGTGATGTACCACAATGCTCAAGGTCACAGACACCAGCGCCATCATTGCCCGGCTGTAACCATGAGAATACGTTATCGGTGTAAgtgaaaaatccatttaaaGTCAGACGACTTTATCATGCTCGAGTAGTTAGACATGGTAATCAGGTAAATTTGTAATGAGTGTTTGAAGAGGGCATCGAGAGCACTCACAGAATACCTGATGATGGTATTAAACGACTAGTGTCTGGTAATTGCCCCTCTAGATTCGTTTTGCATGACTAATTATTGTATATTGTTGAGAGTACGACTCGAGAATTTTGtccctagatttttttttttcacggggAGAGTATGGAAATTAcctatgaattttttatcccccCCAGTCTCACTCaaagttaaataattttttcccctttgaCGTTTAGACTAAATATTCTGGAATATTCAagactttttttaaattcacctGTATATTTCCCAACATTTGttatagaaaaaaagtgatacttCTCCAGGGGATGAATTTATAGAGGAGCGAATAAtcgagttgattttttttcttcttttccaGCGAATAGTTAACGAGAACAATTATCGAGTCAGCCTAATTTAATTCCCCTCTTGATGTGTGTGGAGATGCGTTAGTCATTCTCATTGTGCTGCCGCAATTCTAATTTATCCTCGAGGGGATGGAATAAATTTGAGGAGGATTACAGGACTGGTTTAGTGGAATTTAATTACTCAGTGAAGATTAATCATATCGATTTTAAAGATGAGATGAAAATTCCAGTTTACAGAATTTTCCGGCAAATTTTCGCTGAACTATTTCAATACCCAAAATTGAATTACCAACTGATTTATTAATTCTAGTTACTCTAGATAGTTCACTGTATCCCAGACATTTCAATGCAACTCTCGGAAACTTCGTCTGTAAATACAGAAATTCGAATGTCTTGATTCAACGATCGATTgaatatttgaatgaatttgtGATTCTGACGTGACCCTAATACACACTCGTCAATTCCGggtttttgattatttttcttgatccacaaaaattattctcgcAATTAATTCAGTAACGAGTTGTTAAAGCAAGATGAGTTGACTCCCCTCAGTCGATTGTTCGTGCTATATCTTCGAACCTGAAAAACCCAGTAAATTAATCATAATCACATTTGTTACACTcctcaattaataataaaattttgttgacTCCCTTCCTAGATTCCGAGACCATCAAAAACAGGCCAACATTCGACAGTGACAACAGCCCTTCCCCTTCGCTGATGActtgcaattaaaaattagtgCGTCACATGACCATCATTTTGCATCAGCTCATACTGGCGATCATCAGTCGTTTATCAGGACCCGAGGTGTGACAACTGTTGGTGGACAGGGGGTTAAAAGCGTCGAAATGCTGGAGGGATGAGGTATTGCGCCATGTAAAATCAAtgcaattgaataattcatgagGATCGAGGTACGGAAGTCAGTTGTGGGACTACCGTTCCCTACATTGAACGTAAAGATCGATGAACACGTGTGTACATATCTCCACAAAGTATATCCACATATGAAGTGTATACATACCGTTATGAATTCCTCAAAGTCGCATGGGATGAGAACGCGATCACTGCATCGTCTGACAGGAGTGGTATCATCACTACCAGCCCCAGAGCCATCTCCCAGGCCCACCTGATCACTCTGGTTTCCAGTTAATCTACTGGGACCTATCTTGAATGAATCACTGCTGCACGGTGAATATGCAATGCTGCACATCCCTCTCTCCTGACGTATGCACAGCAGATAATCCTGATTCGATAAGTATCGGCCGTTTGGTAAGTAGTTTAACGTTTTTAGAGTACCACGTGGTGTGTCAAAGTATTGGAGACAGCCAGCTGGTGCACGTTGCTCGAATGGCAATTGAACTATTGACATTTCCCACATTCGGGATTGCAGACTGCTGGGTAGAATGAAGTCAAGGGTCACTGGACCCTCCGACACGTCCACGTACActttgaatgaataataatggaTATAGAAGTATTTAGATATATTTCTTAGAATTTACTGGAGTTTACATTTAAaactgtttattaaaaattaatttacagttggattgaataggtctttgtgCGATTCGCAAGTCCAATTCGCAAGTCCAATAGCCAATAATGGATTTGAAGGTTTCAGACGTAGAATAAAGCAAAATTACTAATTACTAAATTGATATATTTGTTTACTGCGCAGTATAttcgacaattttaaaaataaaatccagagaattttttcaaattattctttGATATGATGCGCTCGCTAGAGGGGTGATATAAACCATAGATACAACCCCATTCATTCCACTCGTGGAAGCATGACAGCCACAGAAATTACGGAGACTCAATTGTCCCGCATACATCTCATTTGAACTTCATTGTCTTCTCACCGCAAAAATGCAAATGCCCTGTTATTTCGTACCCGATAAATATGTAAAATTGTTTATGCTTACTGTGCTGTCCACTATTCCACCCGCAAAGTTGGTATATTCGATCGCCACTCGTGATTTCCATTATGTCCTCGTCGCATCCACCGGTTCGTCTGTTCGGCTGACCCTGTTCATCGGAAATGTACTTTAGTTTTCAATCTTATTTGCTTTTTTAATActcgaaaaaatggaaatcaatATCCGCGTGTTCCTCAGGGGAATATGGAATGGAGATGTCGACTTACGAtattaaaatgcaaaaaatcgATACGGAGCTGGCTGACTTGGGGCTCTATCTTTCTGATGATCACTGAACAATTCATGGGCTGATCGATGAGGTTTGGGAATCCCGGGCTCAACACGTACGTCAGGTTATTACCAACTTCACTGTTGCAACTCGCTGTAACTGCCAATcaaattcatattttcatattcatcTGTATTATTTCAGATAGTTAACGAAAAGCAGAAAAAGTTTACGGGCAACATGAGTAATGGAGACTCTCGGGAAAAATAGAGGCCATGGTGGTGAATAAATTCGTAAAGTGCAAGACATTTTTCCGGATTTCAAGTTTACTAAAGTTGTTGCAAAGTTTTTCCAGTAACAGCGCCACCAATTTATAAGAAATCTTTTGTTGAATGTTTGCTACaagttttaaaattttcttgaaatagTTTTGGCGGACATTCCTTATGGCTTGTCACTcacaattgaaatgaaaaacttggcaagaaaatttcattttccaggTCGTTGAGTCTTCATTTATTTCGAGTCCAGTTGTTATTGTTTCTCATAAATTccggataaaaatattttcactcgcTGGGAAGCGACGGGGGATAATTCAATCGTCCtgagaaattgaataatatattCACAGGGAGGCATGTGTTTCCTTGattacgaagagaaaaataaccAGAATTCCCCAAGAGTCCTACTACCGCCGAACTaagagccgaaaaaaaaaagtgcccacagttggggaaaataaaaatccgcCTGGTATCTGTATTTATGCATTCCACGTGGAAACCTCGGATGGTTTAACCACTCTTTCctcatattcatttttttttattcaccattcACTTCGTTCTCGTTTTTCGTGCAATTTCGCCTCAACTCCCTACTCCCTTGCACTTCTGTGAAGTCCCTCAGCTGTTCAACCAAACACATCACAATCTGGAAGAGAGAATATTTGAACAAGAggtggggggaaagggggagaggggaaaaGTGAGCgttgaaaaattcacgatTCACCGCTGAGTCTGTTTGggttgcaataaaaaaaaaaaggaaaaaatcgtggATGTAGGCCTTGGTCCCTTTAAAGCTGAACCGACCGACGAATTTCCCAAGTGACAACTGGTTGAGATGTGGAAGGAGCTACCAAGATTCACTACCACGATAAAGGAGTTGAGTGGGTGGGTGGGTTGGGGGTAAAGGGGTTGGCAAACCGGTCGTGAACCTCAACGGTATACCTAGACCGAAGAAAGGCACGCGAGTAACGTCAACGTGGTTGTAAACAAGGTACTTGGAGTGGTGATGAGATTGGTCCATTTGGGGGAATGATTCAGGGTTATGTAGCGGTGAATTTGAATGCTTGAGGTCGGTGGGGTATTGGTGAGGATGATCAAAGATTTTGGGGATTGATGGGTTATTTATTGTAATGAAGATGGTTTGCGGAAGTTCACACAGAGGATTTTTgacttttctttttatttttttgcggaaATATTCTGGGAAAATGGAGGATACGGAGAGGTCGTTTGTGAGCCCCAAATTGGGCGAGCGGAATGGGAGCCTCGCCGGCCATCTTGACGTACGTGAAAGGCGTAGCAAAATGGCGGGGAAAGGACTCCATAGAAGATCAGCTGTTTCAATCAGTGGGATTAAGGGTACCCTAgctatttcactttttttttctttattaattCAACTTGGATTTGTTAGGATTtgttctatcattttttatttgaggttaAATGAAGAAGTGTTataaatcttttaaaaattcctatctacCCTATTCCTTTCTATCCTCGGCACGGGGAGAaagaatttctaaaaattacgtgcctccTCCGTAATCGAGTCAAAACAGTGtacagtaaaaatgacgaaacagttacacattttttcgttgaacCTTCcgtactttttcttgaacgttCCGGACTTTTTCCAGAAAGTCctctgaaaaagtgcgtaactgttccacaatttttacCGGACAAATGCTcctgctatgaaaaatttaattgctcagttgtattattaaaaaaacttttAGATAATCGTGTGAATGGCTCGGTTAATCGAATGTGGGACAGTCCGACAAAACTCTCGACGAGGCAATACCGAGTAACTGTACCTCGTCTTGGCCGGTCAATGCCGCAATGAATTCCATACCCGTTTTAAGATCCTTATCTATCGCTCAttcttcattaaatttatGCGTATAAACTTTTTATGATGGGGGCAACTTTATTTCCACGATGAAACGATAGTATCGCAATGCATCTTCGCTGACACTATTTGCACCGGCTACCTGTTCCCCCCATTCACCGGATATCACAACGAAAAACGTGACTCAGGAAGCGAttcctggaaaattcaatcgaCTGAATGTCTTGTGTTTACCCGCCATTTTTATCCTTACTTTAACGATAAATATTTACTCACATACACAACAAACACCGAAACCAAGGGCGCATGGACCGTGTGATGTTCCTTGTTGAATTCGGCATTCGTACGTGTTCATGCATGTGCCGCGCCGACGTTTGTCATCCGTAAGACACTCCTCCTCTACTGGTacagggaaaaaattcaatactgGAACAGAGAAAattggaggggaaaaaaagtgaattacTTGTCACTCTTGATTTATTGAGGAATTATTTGGCGGAATGGACTGACACGACCTGTGGGGGTGTCATAACACGTAATGAGTGGTATTAGGGAAACAACTGTTATGCCCCTCCATCAACTGTTATTGAACGCTATCAAGATTCAGATGCGGTCGTAACGATTGTgtcattcgaaaaaaaatgggtaGAGTTATTCAGGAAGAGAAAAGTCCGAAAAATTCTCGCTCTCAGGACCAGAAAGcgtattttaattgaaacaaaaaatgaaaatttaagatCAACGCGGAGTGTTTTTTGTTAatctaattaataaattttctggcACTAGCAGGAGAATTTTTGATTCTTTTCCtgcgcggagagaaaaattctttaaaaatgacgtgcctgttccgtaatctttgggtaaaaattacgcaTTTTTCCACAGAACGttccaaaattttcctgaaagttcactgaagaAGTgcacagaaagaaattttggataaatattagacctctagagggcgaaacgAGGGGCGAAGTGACAATCAatcactttttaggtcaagtttcgTCGAAAAAATGAGACTTAGGAGtccaatttttgtgataaaactatcCTTCATCCCCATTtcgccccctggaggtctaattgttaccaaaaatttctttccatgtgcgtaactgttccataatttttactgaatactctCTTGACTGACAGATAACGGAACAGCCGcgcaatttttcaagaattgttCTCTCCCCGTGTTCACGAACGTGTCAAGGATTATTGGATTTAGGCTTCCGGGAAAGTGCGATTAATCATATCAAGGAGGAGTATTTGTGGTGGAAATGTAGGAATTCAACcgacagtaaaaattactgaaagttACAGTAAAAATTTCTAGTGAATTTGTTCGCACGGCAACAGCCAGCCGCTGGTGTTTTACATAATTCAATCACCGCGAGGCATTACTCCCGTTCCGGATTAATCAATGATTATTCAAATGTGATTAAACTAGATAACAGATCAGCATTCATACGCCATGCCATGTTGGTCCACTGCGTTCCATGACAATAATTGGAATCGTTATGCAAAATGTTGCGTTcgttaaaaataatcacaacgGAAAGCCCCCGAGAATCATGAATTATCACATGATAAAAATACattctcattaatttaaaataaaaattcatcactGACGTGAAATTTTCATCCCTTTTTCGGATATTCGCGAAGCATCAGGACGATTTGATGCACCTGCACGGCGATTTATTCCTTCAATTCCGGGGATTTATcgggcattaaaaaaatccacgtGTCGCGAGTTTTACACATTCCCCATAACAATGTAATTCCCTCGTTCCGAGAAATGTTAAAACAAATTGTAAACGACATTGTAAACATATCCCAACAAATGGTGGTCGATAAATTcgcgaaagaattgaattgttttattgaattaacgAAAACAATAAATGTTTTACCTCAATTCTATGATTCAAACACGTGATATATTTCACTGTCCGCTAATTCTTATGATTCGCGGATAAATTAACGTATATTCAACTGTGTTTTTACTATTTCAAGCATTTACTTTATCCACGAGGTACTCAAAGTGATGATTAATTACATAATTACGCTGCAATTAACGTATCTAACATGtactaaaaattatttgagtttCCAAAATGTAAATTTGTGGCAAATAAATTCTGTCTTtattcaccaatttttttttcttcaaataaaaTACTCTTTTCCTGCGGTAAACTTCCTTCCCTAtaatgccccccccccccccaaatgcacacatacacacatacaCAGGTCTTCAATAACATATAATTAAGAAATGACAGTTACTAACCCCTGGCCTCGCTGCGCTTCCCTAAATAATTCCtctcatttgaatttcccaACGTTGACAACCAAAATCCAAGTGCTGGCCACTGTTGACTCACTCTCACCGCACAGAGAATAAACATTAGCGACCATGGTGAACATGGGCCCATGATAGGGGCTACTTTAACAACGTATATTGTGATTTTCCACTGCACCTTAGTTGCCTTTTAATACGTAAACAAGTGGTTAACGTATACAACGAAGGGCTGTACACCACTGCACCACTGAATTTACCGGTGTTTACTGGTTCAAGGTCCCGGC belongs to Diachasmimorpha longicaudata isolate KC_UGA_2023 chromosome 10, iyDiaLong2, whole genome shotgun sequence and includes:
- the LOC135166771 gene encoding uncharacterized protein LOC135166771; the encoded protein is MTQSSLLNFFPVPVEEECLTDDKRRRGTCMNTYECRIQQGTSHGPCALGFGVCCVFTASCNSEVGNNLTYVLSPGFPNLIDQPMNCSVIIRKIEPQVSQLRIDFLHFNIGQPNRRTGGCDEDIMEITSGDRIYQLCGWNSGQHMYVDVSEGPVTLDFILPSSLQSRMWEMSIVQLPFEQRAPAGCLQYFDTPRGTLKTLNYLPNGRYLSNQDYLLCIRQERGMCSIAYSPCSSDSFKIGPSRLTGNQSDQVGLGDGSGAGSDDTTPVRRCSDRVLIPCDFEEFITPGNDGAGVCDLEHCGTSLCGPGEMDTEGNCRVETSATPFHIRVAFGTGNENFTSMEDMIGMCINYEQLPCVS